In bacterium, one genomic interval encodes:
- a CDS encoding LamG-like jellyroll fold domain-containing protein — translation MKKINDSFLDSSKDKKAAAIINDPVHGEVLDARFGALRVPWYDNLATPRFTVEVWAKPRHNTEWLVSCQPPDRAHPWVIAVGQGGDLAAFFPGAGIAWYWNCVPVNDGQWHHLAMTVDGQTPQFFVDGRLTPTDAGSQNKPHTIALEPGLHAGTDSYFANAEGAPGGDGLIHAIRISRGIRAITSDSDGAITADEATIGLWNFNHVIDGTFVRDESGQGGDGTLSAVDLPEKPLSLDAIDRHFYAPGPGPMEGEASAVTFLSADPGLAPVPTADSTILDGQWEMAEDGDDESRLAPGSWDDAIPAAVPGSVHAALQKAGKIPDPKGGRNDAMANRQSFKTWWCRTYFPRPVGARHRLVFDGVAIRCSVWLNGTKLGEHEGMFGGPSFDIAALLRDRNELVVKLDPAPHEGPAGMKYSSPTFEKANNGWRKTVVFNNVYGWHYSNIPSLGIWRSVRVEAAPTVRLLHPFVATEHAADGKIHLVVDLQGPATGWAGKLTGMIRPHNFTGKPLHFEWPVRAAQAGQRQSLRLQIPDVELWWPNGYGKQSLYQLNLRFTPEVAGTADEREVVFGVRTIEMGPGPEGTNHKRYNWTFIVNGRPLFIKGTGWCTLDSSMDFSAARYERFLQMAKDQHCQMVRAWGSGMPETDEFYDACDRLGLLVMQEWPTAWNSHADQPYEVLEETVRLNTLRLRNHPSLAMWGGGNESNMPFGKAIDMMGRLAVELDGTRPFHRGEPWGGSTHNYDCWWGKAPLDANLQMTSLFFGEFGIASMPVMESVMRYLPEEERHEWPPREDGSFAYHTPVFNRREDVARLRQYAGYFTEGRTLERFIAGSQLAQCVALRHTLERARTRWPEATGALLYKLNDNYPAASWATADWYGATKLSHWFVQDAFAPVTAVVLFESVNNVGKALALPVFLLDDTAALGQVNWRVRIRAFDGKLKQVKETIFDGAGAVEQGRRRLGTFDLTAEETQAVPLLVVSEVEADGRQVHRTFYFVNYEAKKDSLFELPATTYELAAGNGVARVTNTGLHPAVGVTISRPGHADTFSADDNAFWLDPGESRTVAVNSTDGLAVEAFNKSNNPELEPAVPGR, via the coding sequence ATGAAGAAGATTAACGACTCGTTCCTTGACTCTTCAAAAGACAAAAAGGCCGCGGCGATCATCAATGATCCTGTGCATGGCGAAGTCCTTGATGCCCGCTTCGGCGCGTTGCGGGTGCCGTGGTATGACAATCTGGCGACGCCCCGGTTCACGGTTGAGGTCTGGGCCAAGCCCCGGCACAACACAGAGTGGCTTGTCTCTTGCCAACCGCCTGATCGGGCACACCCCTGGGTGATCGCCGTGGGCCAGGGCGGCGATCTGGCTGCGTTTTTCCCCGGAGCGGGTATTGCATGGTATTGGAACTGCGTGCCTGTCAATGACGGCCAATGGCATCATTTGGCCATGACGGTCGACGGTCAGACCCCTCAGTTCTTTGTCGATGGACGACTCACTCCCACCGATGCGGGGTCACAAAACAAGCCCCATACAATTGCGCTGGAGCCCGGACTTCACGCTGGCACAGATAGCTATTTCGCCAATGCCGAAGGGGCGCCGGGCGGTGACGGTCTGATCCACGCCATCCGCATCTCGCGCGGCATACGAGCGATCACCTCAGACTCCGACGGCGCGATCACCGCGGACGAGGCGACGATCGGGCTATGGAACTTCAACCACGTCATCGACGGCACCTTTGTTCGCGACGAATCAGGCCAAGGCGGCGACGGCACGCTCTCGGCTGTCGACCTGCCCGAAAAGCCGCTCAGCCTCGATGCGATTGACCGGCATTTCTATGCCCCCGGACCCGGCCCGATGGAGGGTGAGGCCTCCGCTGTGACGTTCCTTTCCGCCGATCCTGGCCTTGCGCCAGTTCCAACGGCGGATTCGACCATCCTGGATGGTCAGTGGGAAATGGCAGAGGACGGTGATGACGAATCGCGACTCGCACCGGGTTCGTGGGATGATGCGATCCCCGCCGCCGTTCCTGGCAGCGTCCACGCCGCACTGCAAAAGGCCGGGAAGATCCCCGACCCCAAGGGCGGACGCAACGACGCGATGGCCAACCGGCAAAGTTTCAAGACCTGGTGGTGCCGCACGTATTTCCCGCGCCCTGTCGGCGCGCGACATCGACTGGTCTTTGACGGCGTGGCCATCCGCTGCTCCGTCTGGCTCAACGGCACGAAACTCGGTGAGCATGAAGGAATGTTCGGCGGTCCCTCGTTCGACATCGCCGCGCTGCTGCGCGACCGGAATGAACTGGTCGTGAAACTTGATCCCGCCCCGCACGAGGGTCCGGCAGGCATGAAGTACTCGTCTCCCACCTTTGAAAAGGCGAACAACGGGTGGCGCAAGACAGTCGTCTTCAACAACGTCTACGGCTGGCACTATTCCAACATCCCCTCGTTGGGCATTTGGCGGTCTGTGCGGGTGGAAGCGGCGCCGACGGTTCGGCTTCTCCACCCCTTTGTCGCCACCGAACACGCCGCCGATGGAAAGATTCATCTGGTCGTGGATCTGCAAGGCCCCGCCACCGGCTGGGCCGGCAAACTGACGGGCATGATCCGGCCGCACAACTTCACCGGGAAGCCGCTGCACTTCGAATGGCCGGTTCGCGCGGCGCAGGCCGGGCAGCGCCAATCCCTGCGGCTTCAGATTCCCGATGTGGAACTGTGGTGGCCCAATGGCTACGGCAAGCAATCGCTGTATCAACTCAACTTGCGCTTTACGCCTGAGGTCGCCGGTACTGCCGACGAGCGCGAAGTGGTTTTCGGTGTCCGCACCATCGAGATGGGACCGGGTCCCGAAGGAACCAATCACAAGCGCTATAACTGGACATTCATTGTCAACGGGCGGCCGTTGTTCATCAAGGGCACGGGCTGGTGCACCCTGGATTCGTCGATGGACTTCAGCGCGGCGCGGTACGAGCGCTTCCTGCAAATGGCCAAGGACCAGCACTGCCAGATGGTGCGGGCCTGGGGGAGCGGCATGCCCGAGACGGACGAGTTCTACGACGCGTGCGACCGGCTGGGGTTGCTGGTCATGCAGGAGTGGCCCACCGCGTGGAACAGCCACGCCGACCAGCCGTATGAGGTGCTGGAAGAAACGGTGCGTCTCAATACCCTGCGCCTGCGCAACCACCCGAGTCTGGCGATGTGGGGCGGCGGCAACGAATCCAATATGCCGTTTGGGAAAGCCATCGACATGATGGGCCGCCTGGCGGTCGAACTGGACGGCACCCGCCCTTTCCATCGCGGGGAACCGTGGGGCGGCAGCACCCACAACTACGACTGTTGGTGGGGCAAAGCGCCGTTGGACGCCAATTTGCAGATGACCTCTTTATTCTTTGGCGAGTTCGGGATCGCGAGTATGCCGGTTATGGAATCGGTGATGCGTTACCTGCCCGAGGAGGAACGCCACGAGTGGCCGCCACGTGAAGACGGAAGCTTCGCGTACCACACCCCGGTATTCAATCGGCGGGAAGATGTTGCCCGCCTGCGGCAGTACGCCGGTTACTTCACGGAGGGCCGGACCCTGGAACGGTTTATTGCCGGCTCGCAACTGGCGCAGTGCGTCGCGCTGCGTCATACGCTGGAACGTGCCCGCACACGGTGGCCCGAGGCGACCGGCGCGCTGCTATATAAGCTGAACGATAACTATCCGGCCGCCAGTTGGGCGACGGCGGATTGGTACGGCGCGACAAAGCTCAGTCACTGGTTTGTGCAGGACGCCTTCGCGCCGGTGACGGCCGTCGTGTTATTCGAGAGTGTAAATAACGTCGGCAAGGCACTCGCCCTTCCGGTGTTTCTCCTCGATGACACGGCCGCGCTGGGCCAGGTGAACTGGCGGGTGCGTATCCGCGCCTTTGATGGTAAGCTGAAGCAAGTAAAGGAGACGATATTCGATGGAGCCGGAGCAGTCGAGCAGGGCCGGCGGAGATTGGGCACCTTTGACCTGACCGCAGAAGAGACGCAGGCGGTGCCGCTGCTGGTCGTCAGCGAGGTCGAAGCCGATGGCCGTCAGGTCCACCGCACGTTCTATTTCGTGAACTACGAAGCGAAGAAAGATTCCCTGTTTGAACTGCCTGCAACGACGTACGAACTTGCGGCCGGCAATGGCGTGGCGCGAGTCACCAACACGGGATTGCACCCCGCGGTGGGCGTGACCATCAGTCGTCCCGGTCATGCCGATACGTTTTCCGCAGACGACAACGCCTTTTGGCTCGATCCGGGTGAGTCGCGCACGGTCGCCGTCAACAGCACCGACGGACTGGCGGTAGAGGCATTCAACAAGAGCAACAACCCGGAACTGGAGCCGGCCGTTCCCGGCCGGTAG
- a CDS encoding alpha/beta hydrolase-fold protein — MIRTFTAVLLLIGSSMFSRATEEKANLQLTKVEERAGTKGNSMIVFTHKAVSGLDSPGYVATGYEYHVTFGLPAGYNPGDKKPRPLLLWLHGFGDTWQDIITCANWFPDMLVIIPNDPLGTWFYGYSDQLPGGDPNTGMVVNYTERRLLAYLKYFENNYPVDTNRVFVLGGSMGGTGATSLALRYPKIFAAADARKGATNRLYCRWRPQCETIWGRFDAKVKNNEGVNVWDWQNMAWYASRYHKEATWIRTLNGREDVSIPFRQLAGPPGVEPMSFYQALETFKIGHQCFWDGASHTKRPDKPVGLDTWWEPFKDKTCFLRLDLSFPAFSHFSANNNPGTGTGDAVGDDNQLGDNTYDGDPNGGLNRFLRWNSTTMVDHPAEYAIEIQMAAGNDGYKGKGTETVDMTLRRLQQFVVTPGARYRWSTSSGQTGEAVADGEGVLTLPGVKVTTDWTKVTVTKS; from the coding sequence ATGATACGAACTTTCACGGCGGTGCTTCTCCTGATCGGTTCCTCTATGTTCTCGCGGGCAACAGAAGAGAAGGCCAATCTCCAATTGACCAAAGTCGAGGAACGGGCTGGTACCAAGGGTAATTCCATGATCGTCTTCACCCATAAGGCTGTTTCGGGATTGGATTCGCCCGGCTACGTGGCGACCGGTTACGAGTACCATGTCACCTTCGGTCTGCCTGCGGGGTACAATCCCGGTGACAAGAAGCCGCGTCCACTGCTGCTATGGTTGCACGGTTTCGGCGACACCTGGCAGGACATCATTACTTGCGCGAACTGGTTTCCTGACATGCTGGTGATCATTCCCAATGATCCCTTGGGTACCTGGTTCTATGGCTACTCCGATCAACTCCCCGGTGGCGACCCGAACACCGGCATGGTGGTCAACTACACCGAGCGGCGCCTGCTGGCCTACCTGAAGTATTTCGAGAACAACTATCCAGTCGATACGAATCGTGTGTTCGTGCTGGGCGGTTCGATGGGCGGGACCGGTGCGACGTCATTAGCCCTGCGTTACCCGAAGATTTTTGCTGCTGCGGATGCGCGCAAAGGAGCCACCAATCGGCTGTACTGCCGATGGCGGCCGCAGTGCGAGACGATCTGGGGCCGATTTGATGCGAAGGTGAAGAACAACGAGGGCGTCAACGTGTGGGACTGGCAGAACATGGCTTGGTATGCCTCCCGGTATCATAAAGAGGCCACGTGGATCCGGACACTGAATGGGCGCGAGGATGTCTCAATCCCGTTCCGGCAACTGGCGGGACCGCCCGGCGTCGAGCCGATGAGTTTCTACCAGGCGCTGGAGACGTTCAAGATCGGGCACCAGTGCTTCTGGGATGGCGCATCACACACCAAGCGGCCGGATAAGCCTGTCGGTCTTGACACTTGGTGGGAACCTTTCAAGGATAAGACCTGCTTCCTGCGGCTCGATCTTTCATTCCCGGCGTTCAGTCATTTCTCAGCCAATAATAATCCCGGCACCGGCACGGGAGATGCCGTTGGTGATGACAATCAACTTGGCGACAATACCTATGATGGAGATCCCAACGGCGGGCTCAACCGTTTCCTGCGGTGGAACAGTACGACGATGGTTGACCATCCGGCCGAATATGCCATTGAGATCCAGATGGCGGCGGGCAATGATGGATACAAAGGGAAGGGGACGGAGACCGTGGATATGACCCTGCGCCGCTTGCAGCAATTCGTGGTGACGCCGGGTGCCAGATATCGATGGAGCACCTCATCCGGCCAAACCGGCGAGGCGGTCGCGGATGGCGAAGGGGTGTTGACCCTTCCTGGTGTAAAGGTCACGACGGACTGGACAAAGGTGACGGTAACCAAATCGTAA
- a CDS encoding DUF6036 family nucleotidyltransferase, whose protein sequence is MDSQEIEAYLARLSELLALNNVVGEIVIFGGAAMVLAHKARLSTKDVDAVFAPKALVYQAAAKVTEECGAAEGWLNDAVKGFLSSAGETKPLLDLPNLKVFVAAPEYLLAMKCMSMRIGKDETDIHDIRFLMKHLKLRNAAAILNVVEKYYPGNQIQPKTRFAIEELCQEIETS, encoded by the coding sequence ATGGACAGCCAAGAAATAGAAGCCTATCTCGCCCGTCTTTCAGAGTTGTTAGCCTTGAATAATGTGGTGGGCGAGATTGTTATTTTCGGCGGCGCAGCTATGGTCTTGGCTCACAAGGCCCGGCTCAGCACGAAGGATGTGGATGCCGTATTTGCTCCGAAGGCTTTAGTTTATCAGGCTGCGGCCAAAGTAACAGAGGAGTGCGGGGCTGCTGAAGGATGGTTGAATGATGCCGTGAAAGGATTCCTCAGTTCTGCGGGCGAAACCAAGCCTTTGCTTGATTTGCCCAATTTAAAGGTTTTTGTGGCGGCACCGGAATATCTGCTGGCAATGAAATGCATGAGTATGCGAATCGGGAAAGATGAAACGGATATTCACGACATCAGGTTCCTGATGAAGCATCTGAAACTACGGAATGCAGCGGCCATTTTGAATGTTGTTGAAAAGTATTATCCCGGGAATCAGATTCAGCCCAAAACCCGTTTTGCCATCGAAGAACTTTGCCAGGAAATCGAGACGTCATGA
- a CDS encoding Gfo/Idh/MocA family oxidoreductase, whose translation MANALKVLIIGCGRMGASHAKAYQSIGDFKVAGLFNRHLARAEALNQELGGGIATFDDFARAMAATKPDVVCVCTTPGTHEEYAIAALKAGAHVFLEKPMATTVEGARRVVAAAKQARRKLVIGYGLRHHPSWIKFIEIARTMGKPLVMRMNLNQQVEADNWVVAKGLLESLSPIVDCGVHYVDVMCQMTGARPIRVSAIGTRLSDEIAKDMYNYGQLQVTFDDGSVGWYEAGWGPMISETAFFVKDVMGPKGCVSIVAASASAASKSGDIESHCKTESLKVHYADLGPDSRFTRPDEMVDLSDEPNHGEICRREQLYLLKTIREDLDLSQHMEDGINSLRIVLAADQSVRTGKTIELAG comes from the coding sequence ATGGCTAATGCATTGAAAGTTTTGATTATCGGTTGTGGTCGCATGGGGGCATCCCATGCCAAAGCTTATCAATCCATTGGCGACTTCAAGGTCGCCGGTCTGTTCAACCGGCACCTGGCGCGCGCGGAGGCGCTAAATCAGGAACTGGGCGGAGGGATCGCGACGTTCGACGATTTCGCCCGCGCGATGGCCGCAACAAAGCCCGATGTGGTCTGCGTTTGCACCACCCCGGGAACCCACGAGGAATACGCCATTGCCGCCCTTAAGGCCGGTGCGCATGTCTTTCTGGAAAAACCGATGGCCACGACGGTCGAGGGCGCCCGGCGCGTTGTCGCGGCAGCGAAACAGGCCCGGCGTAAACTCGTGATCGGCTATGGACTGCGCCACCATCCGTCCTGGATCAAGTTCATTGAGATTGCGCGGACCATGGGCAAGCCCCTGGTCATGCGGATGAACCTGAACCAGCAGGTTGAGGCCGACAATTGGGTGGTAGCCAAGGGCCTTCTGGAATCCCTCTCGCCGATCGTGGACTGCGGCGTGCACTATGTGGATGTCATGTGCCAGATGACCGGCGCCCGTCCGATCCGGGTTTCCGCGATCGGGACCCGGCTCTCGGATGAGATCGCCAAGGACATGTATAACTACGGGCAGTTACAGGTGACGTTCGACGACGGGTCGGTCGGGTGGTACGAGGCCGGGTGGGGCCCCATGATCAGCGAGACGGCCTTCTTCGTGAAGGATGTGATGGGCCCCAAGGGTTGTGTCAGTATCGTGGCGGCCAGCGCCTCGGCCGCGTCCAAGTCCGGTGACATCGAGTCCCACTGCAAGACCGAATCATTGAAGGTTCACTACGCCGATTTGGGGCCTGACAGCCGGTTTACCCGGCCTGACGAGATGGTGGATTTGAGCGATGAACCGAATCACGGGGAAATCTGTCGTCGGGAACAATTGTATCTATTGAAAACAATCCGCGAGGATCTGGATTTATCGCAACACATGGAGGATGGCATCAACAGCCTGCGCATCGTGCTGGCGGCAGATCAGTCGGTCCGCACCGGCAAGACGATCGAACTCGCAGGCTAA
- a CDS encoding DUF2961 domain-containing protein has protein sequence MNRSGIDNMLALDRLPFLDGSVTAHYEGSIDKQGGNADWDWWLYQDDRGEWVLLDVDGPGCIYNFVQHRYPSSKVPVFRFYFDGELEPRFTITPAEFGKKFPFIKPLADIFVGDDIPPQGRGPIWVVRSFVPMPFRKSCRITSSVKLEGADKTKGEGGWGHAIYHRYATVEGVKTFTGQEDYSPLLRAWAAVGHDPKEVTGPEQVAGNVTVASGATVSLLDLTGAGCVTALRLHADPLSAVWLRDLWLRVTWDGHSRPDVECPLGAFFGNEIGNNRIGFLTHGQTSNGTFYCYFPMPFGKSARVELMNRGQGNGPRIAYELLLAPAAKVLAPLQYGYFKASPYYPPTAVRRGRDSIIAEVAGRGHIVACTLTGRSLNNQYVSCEGDVRLYIDGRATPQIESDGSESHACYGWGFVYPPQQNPVSGYDGSGHPLYEFSETRINLGDRYPFQTGFRFAFEAGGHNDTDMVHSGVVLYYGVEAPGMILTDEVAIGDADSERAHDYRVERQVWHGELTAKYEDDVDTVRTAPGRAFNGSSEFVATIRTDNDGVRLRRLADQQHGRQRVRVVVDGVPVSERTWYQPDQNPHRRWLEDEFEIPAEYTRGKSRIKLRLEVVSASESPAWTEFQYWVYSHLQAPTGKQGK, from the coding sequence ATGAACCGGTCTGGTATTGACAACATGCTGGCCTTGGATCGGCTGCCGTTTCTCGATGGTAGCGTGACAGCCCATTACGAGGGCAGCATCGACAAACAAGGCGGCAACGCCGACTGGGACTGGTGGCTCTACCAGGATGACCGTGGCGAATGGGTGCTGCTGGATGTGGATGGGCCTGGCTGTATTTACAACTTTGTGCAACACCGGTATCCCAGCAGTAAGGTGCCGGTGTTCCGGTTCTATTTCGATGGCGAGTTAGAACCGCGCTTCACGATTACACCGGCGGAATTCGGAAAGAAATTCCCGTTTATCAAGCCCCTTGCCGATATCTTCGTGGGCGATGACATTCCACCCCAGGGGCGCGGTCCGATCTGGGTCGTACGGAGTTTTGTGCCCATGCCGTTTCGCAAGTCCTGCCGGATCACATCATCGGTTAAACTCGAAGGAGCAGATAAGACCAAGGGGGAGGGCGGCTGGGGGCACGCGATCTACCACCGTTATGCGACCGTTGAGGGCGTGAAAACCTTTACGGGGCAAGAGGATTATTCCCCGCTGCTCAGGGCATGGGCGGCGGTGGGGCACGACCCGAAGGAGGTAACTGGCCCCGAACAAGTTGCGGGCAATGTCACCGTGGCGTCGGGGGCGACCGTCAGCCTGCTCGATCTTACGGGTGCGGGTTGCGTGACTGCCCTGCGGTTGCACGCCGACCCCCTGTCTGCCGTGTGGTTGAGAGACCTGTGGCTCAGGGTGACGTGGGATGGCCACAGTCGGCCTGATGTGGAGTGCCCTCTGGGCGCCTTTTTCGGCAATGAGATCGGGAACAACCGCATCGGGTTTCTGACGCATGGACAGACTTCCAACGGCACATTCTACTGCTATTTCCCGATGCCGTTCGGGAAATCGGCCCGGGTGGAATTGATGAATCGGGGTCAGGGGAATGGACCGCGCATCGCCTATGAACTGTTGCTGGCGCCGGCGGCAAAGGTTCTTGCGCCGCTGCAATACGGCTATTTCAAGGCCTCTCCGTATTATCCGCCGACGGCGGTGCGACGCGGGCGGGATTCGATTATCGCGGAGGTTGCCGGCCGGGGCCACATTGTGGCCTGCACATTGACCGGGCGGTCGTTAAACAATCAATATGTTTCCTGCGAGGGGGACGTCCGGTTGTATATCGATGGGCGCGCCACGCCGCAGATTGAGAGCGATGGCTCGGAAAGCCATGCCTGTTACGGATGGGGGTTCGTCTATCCACCGCAACAGAATCCGGTCTCAGGGTACGATGGCAGCGGTCATCCACTTTATGAATTCAGTGAGACCCGCATCAACCTTGGCGACCGGTATCCGTTCCAAACCGGTTTCCGGTTTGCTTTCGAGGCCGGCGGCCACAATGACACCGACATGGTGCATTCCGGGGTGGTGCTCTACTATGGCGTGGAGGCGCCGGGCATGATCCTGACCGACGAAGTCGCCATCGGCGATGCAGATTCGGAACGGGCCCACGATTATCGTGTGGAGCGTCAGGTATGGCACGGCGAACTCACGGCGAAATATGAAGACGATGTCGATACCGTTCGGACGGCGCCAGGGAGAGCTTTTAACGGCTCCAGCGAGTTCGTTGCGACGATCCGGACGGACAACGATGGCGTCCGGTTACGCCGTCTGGCCGATCAGCAGCATGGTCGGCAGAGGGTGCGCGTAGTAGTCGATGGTGTTCCGGTGTCAGAACGCACATGGTACCAGCCCGATCAAAATCCCCATCGCCGTTGGCTGGAGGACGAATTCGAGATTCCGGCGGAGTATACGCGCGGGAAGTCACGAATCAAACTGCGGTTGGAAGTGGTGTCGGCGAGTGAGTCGCCAGCCTGGACGGAGTTCCAGTATTGGGTCTATTCACATTTACAGGCGCCGACAGGCAAACAAGGAAAATGA
- a CDS encoding alpha-L-fucosidase: MNSKDANGEQDTSAQQVFTRQANTPERVEWYQDKALGMYIFWTVDAQLGIVEAHSVIGASDDYLHRYFNDLPRTFNPRHFDAAWYARMAKVCGFDYVCICAKNHNGWCAWDTQTTEFNVMRTPFGRDLMRELTDAFHAQGIPVSLYFSPDDAWFSWVKHGLRPSRLRDYDRPDRNPALLEYDKAQIRELIEKYEPEMLCFDGGAGAEKLLVEFAWSLRPDIMITRGALTTPEQSLPDTIRGPFEAHYTIGTQWQYKAGNDTNKTGKELIELLFRIRALGGTLLLAIGGPDDDGLLPRDKDDLLRELGLWLFVNGEAVRGVRPWSVVGENTVMYSAGKDGSTLYVLDTQRALGRGERRTLTIASARATPETRIEVLGHSGELLEYDEKFDARPKYQQTDFGLVISYTQSQRMYNNWQWPNPAVVKLTNVEPAQ; the protein is encoded by the coding sequence ATGAACTCTAAGGATGCAAACGGGGAACAGGATACTTCCGCGCAGCAGGTATTCACGCGCCAGGCCAACACGCCGGAGCGGGTGGAGTGGTACCAGGACAAGGCTCTCGGGATGTATATCTTCTGGACCGTTGATGCGCAACTCGGGATCGTCGAGGCGCACTCGGTCATTGGCGCATCGGACGATTATCTCCACCGGTACTTCAACGATTTACCGCGTACGTTCAACCCGCGCCACTTCGATGCCGCCTGGTACGCCCGGATGGCAAAGGTGTGCGGCTTCGATTACGTCTGCATCTGCGCCAAGAACCACAATGGTTGGTGTGCCTGGGATACCCAGACCACGGAGTTCAACGTCATGCGCACGCCCTTCGGGCGTGATTTGATGCGCGAACTGACCGATGCGTTTCATGCGCAAGGGATCCCGGTGAGCCTCTATTTTTCGCCTGATGACGCGTGGTTCTCATGGGTCAAGCATGGATTGCGGCCGTCGCGCCTGCGCGACTATGACCGGCCCGACCGCAATCCGGCGTTGCTGGAGTACGACAAGGCGCAAATCCGGGAGCTTATCGAAAAGTACGAGCCGGAGATGTTGTGCTTCGATGGTGGGGCGGGGGCGGAAAAACTGCTGGTGGAATTCGCGTGGTCCTTGCGTCCCGATATCATGATTACCCGCGGCGCACTGACGACTCCGGAACAATCCCTGCCGGACACTATCCGTGGACCGTTCGAGGCGCACTATACGATCGGTACGCAATGGCAGTATAAGGCCGGAAACGATACCAACAAGACCGGCAAGGAACTGATCGAGTTGCTGTTTCGTATTCGGGCGCTGGGGGGAACACTGCTGTTGGCCATTGGTGGACCGGATGACGACGGCCTGTTGCCGCGTGACAAGGACGATCTGCTTCGGGAACTCGGCTTGTGGTTGTTCGTAAATGGCGAAGCGGTTCGCGGGGTGCGCCCCTGGTCGGTCGTCGGGGAGAATACCGTCATGTACAGCGCCGGCAAAGATGGGAGCACCCTGTATGTGCTCGATACGCAGCGTGCACTCGGCCGCGGCGAAAGGCGTACATTGACGATCGCCAGCGCCCGGGCCACGCCGGAGACACGGATTGAAGTGCTTGGCCATAGCGGCGAGTTGCTTGAGTATGACGAGAAATTCGATGCCCGTCCTAAATATCAGCAAACCGATTTCGGTCTGGTCATCAGTTATACGCAGTCGCAGCGGATGTACAACAACTGGCAATGGCCCAACCCGGCCGTGGTCAAACTGACAAACGTGGAGCCGGCGCAGTGA